A genomic stretch from Haloferax sp. Atlit-12N includes:
- a CDS encoding YbjQ family protein translates to MIVTTTESVVGRDIEETLGAVRGNTIRARNVGRDITQGLRNIVGGELKSYTGLMAEARDEATERMVAEAEAMGADAVVGVRYVTAEVAQGAAEILAYGTAVTLVGGSDTDAEPASESNADVA, encoded by the coding sequence ATGATAGTAACTACAACGGAGTCGGTCGTCGGCCGCGACATCGAGGAGACGCTGGGTGCCGTCCGCGGGAACACGATTCGCGCCCGAAACGTCGGCCGCGACATCACGCAGGGCCTCCGAAACATCGTCGGCGGCGAGCTCAAGTCCTACACCGGGCTGATGGCCGAGGCGAGAGACGAGGCGACAGAGCGGATGGTGGCCGAGGCGGAGGCGATGGGTGCCGACGCCGTCGTCGGCGTCCGGTACGTGACCGCCGAGGTGGCCCAGGGCGCGGCCGAGATTCTGGCCTACGGGACCGCCGTCACACTCGTCGGCGGCTCCGACACCGACGCGGAACCCGCGTCCGAGTCGAACGCCGACGTGGCGTGA
- the mce gene encoding methylmalonyl-CoA epimerase — protein sequence MHFDHVGIATPDAAGLAALFAELFDAPVAHEETFDGMSVVFLELEKGYFELLEPHEEGAISKFLDKRGGGIHHVAIEADDIEGALRTAEAAGIDRIDEEPRPGAWGHEVAFLHPKSTGGVLVEFVSH from the coding sequence ATGCACTTCGACCACGTCGGAATCGCCACCCCCGACGCCGCCGGGCTGGCCGCGCTGTTCGCGGAGCTGTTCGACGCGCCCGTGGCTCACGAGGAGACGTTCGACGGCATGTCGGTCGTCTTCCTCGAACTCGAAAAAGGCTACTTCGAACTGCTCGAACCCCACGAGGAGGGTGCCATCTCGAAGTTCCTCGACAAGCGCGGCGGCGGCATCCACCACGTCGCCATCGAGGCCGACGACATCGAGGGCGCGCTCCGGACCGCCGAGGCCGCCGGTATCGACCGCATCGACGAGGAACCGCGCCCCGGCGCGTGGGGCCACGAGGTCGCCTTCCTCCATCCTAAATCCACGGGCGGCGTCCTCGTCGAGTTCGTCTCGCACTAA